From a region of the Methanolinea sp. genome:
- a CDS encoding thioredoxin family protein, translating into MEGTVLELTDITWGKTVEESDLPVLAMFYSPTCPHCRTMEPYFRQHAQEFAGAAVFVRIDITANQWTAERFGVKSTPTFKMFCHGKPFQEMVGAVYPALLKRMVEEALKSGSECVRASTEINYDISGYG; encoded by the coding sequence ATGGAAGGCACCGTACTCGAACTGACCGATATCACCTGGGGAAAGACTGTCGAGGAATCCGATCTCCCGGTTCTCGCCATGTTCTATAGCCCGACCTGCCCGCACTGCAGGACCATGGAGCCGTATTTTCGTCAGCATGCGCAGGAATTTGCAGGGGCCGCTGTGTTCGTGCGGATCGATATCACCGCGAACCAGTGGACGGCGGAACGGTTCGGGGTGAAGAGCACCCCGACCTTCAAGATGTTCTGCCACGGCAAACCGTTCCAGGAAATGGTTGGAGCAGTATACCCGGCGCTCCTGAAGCGCATGGTTGAAGAAGCCCTGAAGAGCGGTTCGGAGTGCGTGCGGGCATCGACGGAGATCAACTACGATATAAGCGGGTACGGGTAG